A genomic window from Vitis riparia cultivar Riparia Gloire de Montpellier isolate 1030 chromosome 18, EGFV_Vit.rip_1.0, whole genome shotgun sequence includes:
- the LOC117905733 gene encoding uncharacterized mitochondrial protein AtMg00810-like gives MVTVKVLLSLASIYNWHLTHLDVNNAFLHGDLSEEVFMHLPPGYHREGEPLLPSNTVCFQQSHSDYSLFIKTAGNDFIALLVYVDDIIVASNNKIATDNLKNSLNKSFKLKDLGNLKYFLGLEVARSAKGIMINQRKYALELLSEIGYLGCKPAKTSMQPNKQLSQDDGELLTDPSMYRRLIGKLIYLTITRPDLTYSVNKLSQFLSQPRRPHLQAVYRILQYIKGSPGKGIFFSDSDWAACPDSRKSVAGFCIFLGDSLISWKSKKQRTVSRSSAEAEYRAMAHVTCELT, from the exons ATGGTTACTGTCAAGGTATTACTCTCTCTTGCTTCTATTTACAATTGGCATTTGACTCACCTTGATGTCAATAATGCATTTTTGCACGGTGATCTGTCTGAAGAAGTTTTCATGCATCTTCCTCCTGGTTATCACCGTGAGGGGGAGCCTTTATTACCTTCCAACACAGTTT GCTTTCAACAATCTCATTCAGATTATTCTCTATTTATCAAGACAGCAGGAAATGATTTTATTGCTTTGttagtgtatgttgatgacataataGTTGCTAGTAACAACAAGATTGCTACTGATAATTTGAAGAATTCTCTTAACAAAAGCTTCAAATTAAAGGATCTAGGAAATCTCAAGTATTTTCTTGGACTTGAAGTAGCTAGATCAGCTAAAGGGATCATGATAAACCAGAGAAAATATGCTCTGGAACTCCTATCTGAAATAGGCTACTTAGGATGCAAACCTGCCAAAACTTCAATGCAACCGAATAAGCAACTTTCTCAAGATGATGGAGAGCTGCTAACAGATCCCAGCATGTACAGAAGGCTCATAGGAAAGCTTATATACCTTACTATCACCAGGCCAGACCTAACTTACTCGGTGAACAAGTTGAGCCAATTTCTAAGTCAACCGAGGAGACCCCATTTgcaagcagtctacaggattcttcaATATATCAAAGGATCACCAGGCAAAGGTATTTTCTTCTCAGATTCTGATTGGGCAGCATGCCCAGATTCTAGAAAATCAGTCGCTGGATTTTGTATATTTCTTGGAGATTCTTTGATATCATGGAAATCAAAAAAGCAAAGGACAGTTTCAAGATCCTCAGCTGAAGCAGAGTATCGAGCAATGGCTCATGTGACTTGTGAGCTAACATAG
- the LOC117905731 gene encoding replication protein A 70 kDa DNA-binding subunit B-like yields MASIGVSLSHVTSNPSLGEDKPSFFSIRAYISFIKPDQTMWYRTCKTCNKKVTDAIGSGYWCEGCQKNDDECSLRYIMVVKDSDASGEAWLSLFNEQAERIFGCSADELNKLKSQEGEENLFQQKLKEAIWVSHLFRISVAQHEYMNEKRQRITPRAVVPVDYAAESRLLLEEISKMKTSQ; encoded by the exons ATGGCTTCTATTGG GGTTTCCCTTTCTCATGTAACCAGCAACCCATCTTTGGGTGAAGACAAG CCTTCCTTTTTTAGCATCAGAGCATACATAAGCTTCATCAAGCCTGATCAAACAATGTGGTACCGGACTTGTAAGACATGCAACAAGAAAGTCACAGATGCTATTGGATCTGGGTATTGGTGTGAAGGATGCCAAAAGAATGATGATGAGTGCAGTTTAAG GTACATAATGGTAGTGAAAGATTCAGATGCTAGTGGTGAAGCATGGCTTTCTCTGTTCAATGAACAAGCAGAGAGAATATTTGGGTGCTCTGCTGATGAGCTTAATAAGCTGAAATCACAG GAGGGAGAAGAGAACCTATTCCAACAGAAATTGAAGGAAGCTATTTGGGTCTCTCATCTTTTCCGGATTAGTGTTGCACAACATGAGTACATGAACGAGAAAAGGCAGAGGATAACACCCAGGGCTGTTGTTCCAGTTGATTATGCAGCTGAATCCAGATTACTGTTAGAGGAGATATCAAAGATGAAGACTTCACAATAG